The Orrella daihaiensis genome contains the following window.
ACCCATGCGTTCTATCAGTGTCCGGGTCTGTGGCCCAAGGTGGCTTCGACTCGCGAGTATGCGCCACGGTGGCTCGGATCTAGATTTGACCGTCATCAATTGGTGATCGCACCCACTGTTGAGCTCATAAGCACCCTCGCCGCCCACGGCACGCCAAGCCCCTAGGTCTGCACCGCCCCAAAACAGCTCTTCAGTCGTAGGTTGATAAACCACACCAAGCACCGGTTTACGGTTCTCGATTAGGGCAATATTGACAGTAAATTCACCCGTGCCCGACAAAAACTCCTTGGTACCGTCCAGAGGATCAACCAGCCAGAATGTCGATCCCGACTGCTGCACCGCTAGAAGCTGTTCGGGCTTGAAGGATTCTTCGGAAATCAACAAAATAGCTGGTGCGTGTTGAGCTAAGCCAGCAGCAATGATTTGATGGGCTGCCAGATCCGCTTCGGTTAACGGTGAATGATCGCTCTTGTGGTGAACCAGCACGCTAGAGCTGCCGTTCGGATGCAATTGTGAAGCCTTATAAACAGCCAGAATCGCTTGACCAGCCTCGTGGGCAAGGGGCAACAGCCACTTGAGCATAGCTCGCAGTTGCTCACTAGTTAATGCACCAGGAACTGTCACCACTGTTTGCATCCTTTAGATGGCACAACGGCCAGCATGGCTGGCCGTTGTCTACTTCGTTGCCGTGAATTTACAGACTTTTTTGAAGCTCGGGCACTGCTTCAAACAAATCAGCTACCAAACCGTAATCCGAGACACCAAAGATGGGTGCCTCCTCATCCTTATTGATCGCCACAATCACCTTGGAGTCCTTCATACCGGCCAAGTGCTGGATCGCGCCCGAGATACCAACGGCCACATATAACTGGGGAGCAACGATCTTGCCAGTCTGACCTACCTGCCAGTCATTGGGTGCAAAGCCAGCGTCAACGGCTGCACGCGATGCACCAAGCGCAGCACCCAACTTGTCTGCCAGAGGTTCCAAAATCTTGAAGTTCTCCGCACTGCCTATGCCGCGGCCACCAGAGACAACCACATTGGCACCTGCCAACTCAGGACGATCACTCTTGGCCAGTTCGCGCCCCACAAAACTTGACTTACCGCTATCGCCGACCACAGTCAAAGTCTCAACAGCGGCACTACCACCTTGGGCTGCAACCGCATCAAACGCAGTCGTGCGCACAGTCAGCACCTTTTTGGCGTCTTGGGACTGCACCGTGGCAATGGCGTTGCCGGCATAGATCGGTCGCTCAAACGTATCAGGCGAGACCACCGCGGTGATTTCAGACACTTGCGCCACATCGAGCTTGGCTGCAACTCGGGGGGCGACGTTCTTGCCCGACACAGTCGCCGGAAACAAAATATGGCTATAGCCATCGGCAACTGCCAATACTTGCTCGGCGACGTTTTCTGCCAGGGCATTACCGAGTGAGTCGCCGTCGGCTAACAGCACCTTGGTGACGCCAACTGCCTTAGCAGCCTCATCAGCGGCAGCCTGTGCACCTTGGCCAGCCACCAAGACATGGACATCAGCATCGATCTTGGTTGCTGCAGCGATTACGTTCAGTGTTGCGCCTTTGAGTTGCGCGTTATCGTGTTCTGCAATGACGAGTACGGACATGATTTACACCACCTTCGCTTCGTTTTTAAGTTTATCAACCAGCGCCGAAACATCTGGGACCTTGATACCAGCCGAGCGGCTTGGCGGCTCGCTTACTTTTAGCGTCTTTAGGCGTGGCGCAGCATCTACGCCCAGATCAGCGGGCGAGACAGTATCTAGCTGTTTTTTCTTGGCCTTCATAATATTGGGCAAGGTGACGTAACGCGGCTCGTTTAAACGCAGGTCCGTCGTGACAATCGCTGGCAACGTCAACGACAGCGTCTCCAAGCCACC
Protein-coding sequences here:
- the cysQ gene encoding 3'(2'),5'-bisphosphate nucleotidase CysQ; the encoded protein is MVTVPGALTSEQLRAMLKWLLPLAHEAGQAILAVYKASQLHPNGSSSVLVHHKSDHSPLTEADLAAHQIIAAGLAQHAPAILLISEESFKPEQLLAVQQSGSTFWLVDPLDGTKEFLSGTGEFTVNIALIENRKPVLGVVYQPTTEELFWGGADLGAWRAVGGEGAYELNSGCDHQLMTVKSRSEPPWRILASRSHLGPQTRTLIERMGQTELMQAGSSLKFCRIAAGLADFYPRLGFTSQWDTAAAQAVLEGAGGCVIDLQGQPLSYGQPDIINPHFLASALPYEKVMHWWGDRLT
- a CDS encoding electron transfer flavoprotein subunit alpha/FixB family protein; this translates as MSVLVIAEHDNAQLKGATLNVIAAATKIDADVHVLVAGQGAQAAADEAAKAVGVTKVLLADGDSLGNALAENVAEQVLAVADGYSHILFPATVSGKNVAPRVAAKLDVAQVSEITAVVSPDTFERPIYAGNAIATVQSQDAKKVLTVRTTAFDAVAAQGGSAAVETLTVVGDSGKSSFVGRELAKSDRPELAGANVVVSGGRGIGSAENFKILEPLADKLGAALGASRAAVDAGFAPNDWQVGQTGKIVAPQLYVAVGISGAIQHLAGMKDSKVIVAINKDEEAPIFGVSDYGLVADLFEAVPELQKSL